From Paenibacillus sp. FSL R7-0204, a single genomic window includes:
- a CDS encoding VOC family protein, translating into MASIRQRIVPHLWYDKEAAEAARFYAAVFPDSKVTSVNTIHDTPSGDAGQVSFEVWGQPFMAISGGPYFKLNPSVSFFVNFDPSREKDAAERLDEVWNKLAKGGTALMPLGKYPFSERYGWIQDKFGVSWQLILTNPAGEERPAIIPSLLFVGDQCGKAEEAMSFYLSVFKDSRQGLLTRYPAGSAPDQEGTVMFADFMLENLWFTVMDSAHNHQFSFNEAVSFMVSCDSQEEIDYYWDKLSAVPEAEQCGWLKDAFGISWQIIPAEMNEMMKKGTPEQLARVTKAFLQMKKFELTELRKAYKGE; encoded by the coding sequence GTGGCCAGCATCAGACAGAGAATTGTCCCGCATCTATGGTATGACAAGGAGGCGGCAGAAGCCGCCCGCTTTTACGCTGCTGTGTTTCCGGATTCCAAGGTTACGAGTGTGAACACGATTCATGATACGCCCTCCGGCGATGCGGGTCAGGTCTCTTTTGAGGTCTGGGGGCAGCCGTTTATGGCGATCAGCGGAGGTCCTTATTTCAAGCTGAATCCGTCGGTGTCTTTCTTTGTGAATTTTGATCCCTCACGGGAAAAGGATGCAGCAGAGAGATTAGATGAGGTGTGGAATAAGTTAGCGAAAGGCGGCACCGCTCTGATGCCGCTCGGCAAGTATCCGTTCAGTGAGCGGTACGGCTGGATTCAGGATAAGTTCGGAGTGTCCTGGCAGCTGATTCTAACGAACCCGGCAGGGGAAGAGCGGCCTGCGATTATTCCTTCCTTGTTGTTCGTGGGGGATCAGTGCGGGAAGGCCGAGGAGGCGATGTCCTTCTACTTATCCGTATTCAAGGATTCGCGGCAAGGTCTTCTTACCCGCTACCCGGCAGGCTCAGCGCCGGATCAGGAAGGAACGGTTATGTTCGCGGACTTCATGCTGGAGAATCTGTGGTTCACGGTAATGGACAGTGCGCATAATCATCAGTTCAGCTTCAATGAAGCGGTCTCCTTCATGGTATCCTGCGATTCTCAGGAAGAGATTGACTACTACTGGGACAAGCTGTCTGCAGTTCCTGAAGCCGAGCAATGCGGCTGGCTGAAGGATGCCTTCGGCATCTCCTGGCAGATTATTCCGGCGGAGATGAATGAGATGATGAAGAAGGGTACGCCGGAGCAGCTGGCGCGTGTGACGAAGGCTTTTCTGCAGATGAAGAAGTTTGAGCTTACGGAGCTGCGTAAGGCCTATAAGGGAGAATAA